The following is a genomic window from Clostridiales bacterium.
ATTTTTCATTTGGTTTATTTGCTTTAAAATCTCTTTTTAATAGATTATCTGCTATTTTACCTATTGTTCCTTGATATGAATTATAACTTCTTTTGGGTCTTTGAATACTCTTTAAGCCCATAATTCTCATTAATTTTGCAACTGTTTTATGATTGATTATATATCCTCTATTCCTCATTTCTAATGTTATTCTACGATAACCATAACGACCTTTATTTTCTTGGAATATTAATAATATTTCATCTTTTTCCATTTTATATTTATCTTCTTTCTTTGATTTTTTTAAATGATAATAGAATGTACTTTTTGGCATTTCTGCTAATTTCAATAATTCTCTCAAGCTATATTTCTGCCTTAATTCATTGACAACAATTACTTTTTCTTGCCCTCTCGCTTGATTCTCTCCTGAACTAAGGCATTTAATTTTTTTA
Proteins encoded in this region:
- a CDS encoding transposase — its product is MRELLKLAEMPKSTFYYHLKKSKKEDKYKMEKDEILLIFQENKGRYGYRRITLEMRNRGYIINHKTVAKLMRIMGLKSIQRPKRSYNSYQGTIGKIADNLLKRDFKANKPNEK